In a genomic window of Candidatus Neomarinimicrobiota bacterium:
- the cybH gene encoding Ni/Fe-hydrogenase, b-type cytochrome subunit: MHKTIEEQYVWRLPVRFYHWLNAICVTLLFITGLYIASPVLSPSIGEAVWYHKMAWFRYVHFGTAFIFAANFMFRLYWSLFGNDPYGRFGGFRPWRPEWWGQPFKDQLASYLFIRKEEPNYCGHNPVAALTHFLFVFCGSLFMVLTGFAMYGENNPGGFLDTTFGWMVLVFGSSQSMHTMHHLVAWVFPVYLVLHLYAVIRHDIVDRSSVTSSIITGYKHRVEECPELE; encoded by the coding sequence ATGCATAAGACAATCGAGGAACAATACGTTTGGCGCTTGCCGGTCCGTTTTTATCATTGGCTTAACGCCATCTGTGTTACACTCCTATTTATCACAGGTCTGTATATTGCGTCTCCGGTCCTGAGTCCTTCAATTGGCGAAGCAGTCTGGTATCACAAGATGGCTTGGTTCCGTTATGTTCATTTCGGCACCGCTTTTATCTTTGCGGCCAATTTCATGTTTCGCCTTTACTGGTCTCTTTTTGGGAATGATCCTTACGGACGCTTTGGAGGCTTTAGACCGTGGAGACCTGAGTGGTGGGGTCAGCCGTTTAAGGATCAACTTGCTAGCTACCTGTTTATCAGGAAGGAAGAGCCGAACTATTGCGGGCACAATCCAGTAGCAGCCCTGACCCACTTTCTCTTCGTCTTCTGTGGCTCGTTGTTTATGGTCTTAACCGGATTCGCCATGTATGGCGAAAACAACCCTGGTGGATTTCTAGACACAACCTTTGGATGGATGGTACTCGTGTTCGGAAGCAGTCAGAGCATGCACACGATGCACCATCTGGTGGCGTGGGTCTTTCCCGTCTATCTCGTTCTTCACCTCTATGCTGTGATTCGGCACGACATCGTCGATCGCTCGAGTGTGACATCGTCTATTATTACTGGCTATAAACACCGGGTTGAAGAGTGCCCGGAATTGGAATAG
- a CDS encoding HyaD/HybD family hydrogenase maturation endopeptidase yields MVKINVLGLGNVLHTDEGFGVEAVKRLEAATGFDETVEFIDGGTQGIYLLDFVTSPDRLLIFDAVIPKESEVKVYLYGGDELPAFVQQKMSAHQTGLSDLLSLAKLRGETPEEIVLIGIPPQDLNMHVGLSPEVEAMMPEAVAMGEEVIQKWLAEEKA; encoded by the coding sequence GTGGTGAAAATCAACGTCTTAGGGCTAGGCAACGTTCTCCATACTGATGAAGGCTTTGGTGTGGAAGCTGTCAAGCGACTTGAAGCCGCTACTGGTTTCGATGAAACAGTGGAGTTCATAGACGGAGGAACCCAGGGGATATATCTCCTCGACTTTGTGACTTCGCCAGACCGCCTGCTGATCTTCGATGCGGTGATTCCCAAGGAGAGTGAGGTAAAGGTCTATCTCTATGGCGGTGATGAGTTGCCGGCTTTTGTGCAACAGAAGATGTCTGCCCATCAGACGGGGCTCAGCGATCTACTCTCGCTGGCAAAGTTGCGCGGTGAGACACCCGAGGAAATCGTCCTGATCGGTATTCCGCCTCAGGACTTAAATATGCACGTCGGACTGAGCCCCGAGGTTGAAGCTATGATGCCTGAAGCGGTGGCGATGGGAGAGGAGGTCATTCAAAAGTGGCTGGCTGAGGAGAAGGCGTGA